One segment of Pseudoalteromonas rubra DNA contains the following:
- a CDS encoding aspartate-semialdehyde dehydrogenase produces the protein MSQKYDVAVLGATGLVGKQIIETLAERKFPVGNLYPLASSRSAGEEIEFNGETLTVLDVAEFDFSQAHIGLFSAGGSVSEQYAPIAAEAGCVVIDNTSHFRYDYDVPLVVPEVNSASLADFRNRNIIANPNCSTIQMMVALKPIYDAYGIDRINVSTYQAVSGAGKEAVEELAKQTANLMNARPVENEVFTKQIAFNVIPQIDAFQDNGYTKEEMKMVWETQKILGDSSVMVNPTAVRVPVFYGHAEAIHLETRMPYDLEHIKQLLNDAPGIELIEDEQDYPTPVSDASGNDTVYVGRLRADISHPHGLNLWVVSDNTRKGAATNSVQIAEELIAHYL, from the coding sequence ATGTCGCAGAAATACGATGTGGCGGTGCTCGGTGCAACCGGGTTGGTCGGTAAGCAAATTATTGAAACACTGGCAGAGCGAAAGTTCCCGGTTGGCAACCTGTATCCTTTGGCGAGTAGCCGTAGTGCGGGTGAGGAAATAGAGTTTAACGGCGAAACACTCACAGTGTTGGATGTGGCTGAGTTTGATTTTAGCCAGGCCCATATTGGTTTATTTTCTGCCGGTGGCAGCGTGTCTGAGCAATATGCTCCGATAGCAGCGGAAGCGGGCTGTGTTGTGATTGATAACACCTCACATTTTAGATATGACTATGACGTGCCGCTGGTGGTGCCTGAAGTAAACAGTGCCAGTCTGGCAGATTTTCGCAATCGCAACATCATCGCCAACCCAAACTGCTCGACGATTCAAATGATGGTGGCATTAAAACCGATTTACGATGCTTATGGTATAGACCGTATCAATGTGTCTACTTATCAGGCCGTATCGGGTGCAGGTAAAGAAGCGGTTGAAGAGCTGGCAAAGCAAACGGCTAATCTGATGAACGCCAGACCAGTAGAAAACGAGGTGTTTACCAAGCAGATCGCGTTTAATGTGATCCCGCAAATTGATGCGTTTCAGGATAATGGTTACACCAAAGAAGAAATGAAAATGGTGTGGGAAACTCAAAAGATCCTGGGCGACAGCAGTGTCATGGTCAATCCTACGGCAGTTCGTGTGCCCGTATTTTATGGTCATGCCGAAGCCATTCATCTGGAAACTCGCATGCCTTACGACCTGGAGCATATTAAGCAACTATTAAATGATGCACCGGGTATTGAACTGATTGAGGATGAACAGGATTATCCTACGCCGGTCAGTGATGCCAGTGGTAATGACACTGTTTATGTGGGCCGTCTGAGAGCAGATATTTCTCACCCGCATGGTTTGAATCTATGGGTTGTATCTGATAATACGCGCAAAGGTGCCGCAACGAACAGCGTACAAATTGCTGAAGAGTTGATTGCGCACTACTTATAA
- the accD gene encoding acetyl-CoA carboxylase, carboxyltransferase subunit beta has product MSWLEKILPKTAKSTGKKEIPEGVWAKCTDCDSILYKAELEKSLHVCPKCDHHMRISARKRLESFLDDGGRVELGTQHEPKDVLKFKDSKKYSDRITSAQKVSGEKDALVAMKGTLKGIPVAAVAFEFSFMGGSMASVVGARFVDAVNECLEHNMPLVCFSASGGARMQEALMSLMQMAKTSAALAKMSERGLPFISVMTDPTMGGVSASLAMLGDINVAEPKALIGFAGPRVIEQTVRETLPEGFQRSEFLLEHGAVDMIIDRREMRDSLARILAKFMNLPSTEQEHRVA; this is encoded by the coding sequence ATGAGTTGGTTAGAAAAAATCTTACCTAAAACGGCTAAATCGACGGGCAAAAAAGAGATCCCTGAAGGCGTTTGGGCAAAATGTACAGACTGCGATTCAATCCTGTACAAAGCGGAGTTGGAAAAGTCACTACATGTTTGTCCTAAGTGTGATCATCACATGCGGATCAGTGCGCGTAAGCGTCTGGAGAGTTTCTTAGACGATGGTGGTCGCGTCGAGCTGGGTACGCAGCACGAACCAAAGGACGTACTCAAGTTTAAAGATTCGAAAAAGTACTCAGATCGTATTACTTCGGCACAAAAAGTCAGTGGCGAGAAAGATGCCCTGGTGGCCATGAAAGGTACCCTTAAAGGTATCCCGGTTGCTGCCGTCGCGTTTGAGTTTTCATTTATGGGTGGATCAATGGCCTCTGTTGTTGGTGCCCGCTTCGTCGATGCTGTGAACGAGTGTCTTGAGCATAATATGCCGCTGGTTTGTTTTTCAGCGTCAGGTGGTGCACGTATGCAGGAAGCTCTGATGTCGTTGATGCAGATGGCTAAAACCAGTGCAGCTTTGGCTAAGATGAGTGAGCGTGGCTTACCGTTTATTTCAGTCATGACTGACCCGACTATGGGTGGTGTATCCGCGTCACTGGCTATGCTGGGCGACATCAACGTGGCTGAACCTAAAGCATTGATTGGTTTTGCGGGCCCTCGCGTTATCGAGCAAACGGTACGTGAAACTCTACCTGAAGGTTTCCAGCGCAGCGAATTCCTGCTGGAGCACGGTGCTGTCGACATGATCATCGACCGTCGTGAAATGCGTGACTCACTGGCACGTATTCTGGCCAAGTTCATGAACTTGCCTTCTACAGAACAAGAGCATAGAGTAGCGTAA
- the truA gene encoding tRNA pseudouridine(38-40) synthase TruA has product MRVALGIEYNGGNYSGWQRQCNVNSVQEELETALSNICNHKVDVVCAGRTDAGVHATGQVIHFDTHAERDMKAFTLGVNSQLPDDIAVRYATPVHEEFSARFSATARRYRYVIYNSVNRPGILRSGVTHYYHPLNAELMQAACPVMIGEHDFSSFRAVHCQSNSPCRNIHHLQVDRFGDYIVIDVKANAFLHHMVRNITGCLMDIGVGKYPPEWMAELLRIKDRTQASATAKPNGLYLVDVDYPERWQVPSTPAGPLFLPDVTIR; this is encoded by the coding sequence ATGCGTGTAGCTTTGGGGATTGAATACAATGGCGGAAATTATAGTGGCTGGCAACGTCAGTGCAATGTAAATAGTGTTCAGGAGGAGCTGGAAACAGCCCTGTCTAACATTTGTAATCACAAGGTTGACGTGGTCTGTGCCGGGCGAACCGATGCGGGTGTGCATGCCACTGGTCAGGTCATCCATTTCGATACCCATGCTGAAAGGGATATGAAAGCATTCACACTCGGAGTGAACTCTCAACTACCTGACGACATTGCTGTGCGCTACGCCACACCGGTCCATGAAGAGTTCAGTGCCCGTTTTAGTGCAACGGCCAGACGCTATCGTTATGTGATTTACAACAGTGTCAATCGTCCGGGCATTTTACGCAGTGGCGTGACCCATTACTACCACCCGCTGAATGCAGAGCTTATGCAGGCAGCTTGCCCTGTAATGATTGGTGAGCATGATTTCTCCTCTTTTCGGGCAGTGCATTGCCAATCAAATTCGCCGTGTCGTAATATTCATCATTTACAGGTCGATCGGTTTGGCGACTATATTGTTATTGATGTTAAAGCCAATGCGTTTTTGCATCACATGGTGCGCAATATCACGGGATGTTTGATGGATATTGGGGTGGGCAAATACCCGCCAGAGTGGATGGCCGAGTTATTACGTATTAAAGACCGTACTCAGGCCAGTGCGACTGCGAAACCGAATGGCTTGTACCTGGTCGATGTAGATTACCCTGAACGTTGGCAGGTCCCGTCAACGCCTGCCGGGCCGCTGTTCTTACCAGATGTGACTATTCGTTAA
- the folC gene encoding bifunctional tetrahydrofolate synthase/dihydrofolate synthase — translation MSKTTPSQSSTLNDWLCYLEQLHPANIAMGLERVAQAANNIDLLNSSSKIILIGGTNGKGTTARCLEAMLLAQGYSVGTYASPHLIHYNERVRINGNTLPDQSHVDAFYALDQGRGEVELTFFEYGTLGALWLFKQHAVDYVLLEVGLGGRFDATNIVTPYASVITTIDLDHKEYLGDTRELVGYDKAGIFRTGTPAIVGDLNIPHTVTDYGEEINAELILSKRDFHFTPLPDGLRWQYGEHDLTLAQPAIPAQNVATALTVLARLNLLPDAELVKQTLDALQVEGRFMQLSQQPLIYTDVAHNPESARYLRTQLMRLKNQGFKIHALVAMLADKDKASVIDALSDVVEKWSCASLEGPRGEQAEQLLTLLPAAHSEHSQVFPSVDSALQSLLPQQHQDTALIVFGSFVTVAAAMQYFEQ, via the coding sequence ATGTCAAAGACCACACCAAGCCAATCATCGACTCTAAATGATTGGCTTTGTTATTTAGAGCAGTTACATCCCGCCAACATTGCAATGGGCCTGGAGCGCGTAGCGCAGGCTGCCAACAATATCGATCTGCTCAATAGCAGCAGTAAAATCATTCTCATTGGTGGCACCAATGGCAAGGGCACCACGGCGCGTTGCCTTGAAGCCATGTTGCTGGCACAAGGTTATAGTGTTGGTACGTATGCCTCCCCGCACTTAATCCACTATAACGAGCGCGTTCGGATCAATGGTAACACCTTACCTGATCAGTCACATGTTGATGCCTTCTATGCATTGGATCAGGGTCGTGGAGAGGTTGAGCTGACGTTCTTTGAGTACGGCACATTGGGAGCATTATGGCTGTTTAAGCAGCACGCAGTGGATTACGTGCTCCTTGAAGTGGGTTTGGGTGGGCGTTTTGATGCCACCAATATTGTTACACCTTATGCCAGTGTGATCACCACCATAGATCTCGATCATAAAGAGTACCTGGGTGATACACGTGAGCTCGTGGGCTATGACAAAGCGGGTATTTTCCGCACAGGCACGCCTGCAATTGTAGGTGACCTGAACATTCCGCATACGGTGACGGACTATGGTGAGGAAATTAACGCTGAACTTATTCTGTCAAAACGCGATTTCCACTTTACGCCCTTGCCCGATGGGTTACGTTGGCAATATGGTGAGCACGACCTGACATTGGCGCAGCCTGCCATTCCTGCACAAAACGTCGCAACAGCATTAACCGTCCTTGCCAGGCTTAATTTATTGCCCGATGCCGAGCTTGTAAAGCAAACTTTGGATGCGTTACAAGTCGAAGGGCGGTTTATGCAGCTTAGCCAGCAACCCTTGATTTACACCGATGTGGCACATAACCCGGAATCGGCCCGTTACCTGAGAACGCAATTAATGCGTTTGAAAAATCAGGGCTTTAAAATTCATGCCTTAGTCGCTATGCTTGCTGATAAGGATAAAGCGAGCGTGATTGATGCCCTGTCAGATGTGGTTGAAAAATGGAGCTGTGCGTCGTTGGAAGGCCCCCGTGGCGAGCAAGCTGAGCAATTACTGACCTTGTTGCCTGCAGCGCATAGTGAACACAGTCAGGTATTCCCGAGTGTCGACTCGGCCCTGCAAAGTCTGCTTCCTCAGCAACATCAGGACACGGCACTGATTGTATTTGGCTCATTTGTGACTGTGGCTGCGGCCATGCAGTACTTTGAACAGTAG
- a CDS encoding FimV/HubP family polar landmark protein, translating to MRGLAFICILAMALIAAPVHTQDGTVLKGPKGVDLGLQGRSVGPIKSTDTLWRIAHKIRPSDSVSIYQVMQALYEKNPQAFLDNNLNHMRDGAYLKIPTLAEIRRVNPQLARQKSDQDDELWELKKSGKLDQATIDAADKRVTQARKVDVEEAREALTNELKSLKMEQDSRLHELQTQFKTSVRSVEEILEENNELERKLNNISEELKNVQDQLGRDSEIQQQLKAVIDMQNEIIAQQQMQAQAEAEFSIAKLFANPLVVALLATIPALLIIGAVVMRLRKGKAKQVEEDDEFLPQSPAPAAAAAAATAAVDPLDLDMPQDSAEDALNEGVQLDDDILPDDEIVFDSLEDDGFEEGNDTLEQDELDSLLNDDIVFDDESDVNNEEASTDDLDDFLQQNFDEADDSLGDEITLDVDAEVTQGDNDILSADDIDDLFNEVGDEADDDTLDVSDDALAALSEELAEESLEEGDNSDTAADEDFDLDDIDSLIDEVGESPPKSPAAEGAATDDGILSADDIDDLLDGALDDEPDIAEDDFDVDDIDSLIDEAAVTDIEDDLQAEVPDDIDSLLEEVSDSAAQDDLQAEVPDDIDSLLEEAAEPVLEEEVLAEEPDDIDSLLEEAAEPVLEEEVLAEEPDDIDSLLEEAAEPVLEEEVLAEEPDDIDSLLEEAAEPVLEEEMLAEEPDDIDSLLEEAAEPVLEEEMLAEEPDDIDSLLEEVAEPVLEEEVLAEEPDDLDGLLEEEPEAASEEALLTEEPDDLDGLLEEEPDAAPEDELLAEEPDDLDGLLEEDPDAAPEDELLTEEPDDLDGLLEEEPDAASEEGLLTEEPDELDGLLEEEPDAAPEDELLTEEPDDLDGLLEEEPDAAPEEALLTEEPDDLDGLLEEEPDTAPEDELLAEEPDDLDGLLEEEPDAAPEEELLTEEPDDLNGLLEEEPDAALEDELLTEEPDDLDGLLEEEPDSALEDELLTEEPVDLNSLLEDESEAISSTGAGHLDGMLEEEADLQSLHDKAEGPVELDLEVADSVTEPDEPALAETEDELLDEFAEELVHPSEEAETQAPPQLQNVDDLLEALEAETDDFDTALDNDVEIDLGDDPLADEDIDLSEDEELTELDPVTPSEELSSYPELQMDESEEEVISLDDDLESAVSETERALAQSLEQDETAGLLDDELDEDGDDLLDFGGDFDDLDGPDFEIELEGDNEQSVDPAAESVGEDTSLADDLMDEALADEDFPAFDEGEALEAMEAEPAAAEPEAEEAPSEAVEAEQAELADDVLADEDLPAFEESDALEAMEAEPSAAEDTLAEEIEAQEELLADEALADEEFPAFEEDDALEAMEAEPAAAEPEAEAVPLEKVEAEEAELADDALADGDFPSFEEGDALEAMEAEPATAEEAPSEEVETSEELLADDTLADEDFPALEEDDALEAMEAEPATAEEALSEAAETPEELLADDALEEEDFPALEEDDALEAMEAEPAAAEPEAEEVSSEEAETPEELLADDTLADEDFPAFEEDDALEAVEAEPAAAEETLSEEVEAEEAELADDALADGDFPSFEEGDALEAMEAEPATAGEALSEEVEAEEELLAEDTLADEDFPAFEEDDALEAIEAEPAAEELADDTLADEDFPAFEEDDALEATEAEPAAAEEAPSEEVETPEELLADDTLADEDLPAFEEDDALEAMEAEPAAAEEALSEEVEAEELLADDMLADEDFPAFEEDDALEAMEAEPAAAEETLSEEAELANDVLAEEDFPEFNEEDALSAMASEPEGELELEDLEDNLSDLMLTDDDLAELAQSNPEEAEASEEPALAQEPEAFLDELGELADEDDTEETPEPEINIDEAAIEDEFLAELNDTDFSALLDESAEPDTSEVALSEEPELDFDALLSEELAQDLEIENIDEPADSDFVDTETAAAEGDFLEIDDLLSQSEDEPAQEEPYQSPDMDVGLGDFEELLAGENATDVDLEEDGYAAKLDLVRAYIEIGDFDSAQNAVEEILSDGPESVQAEALALQQQIK from the coding sequence ATGCGCGGTTTAGCCTTTATTTGTATCTTAGCAATGGCCCTTATTGCAGCGCCCGTTCACACTCAAGATGGGACCGTTCTTAAAGGTCCAAAGGGAGTGGATCTCGGTCTTCAGGGGCGATCAGTTGGCCCAATCAAGTCAACAGATACCTTATGGCGTATCGCGCATAAAATTCGCCCGAGCGACTCGGTTTCAATCTATCAGGTCATGCAAGCTTTGTATGAGAAAAACCCTCAGGCTTTTCTCGACAATAACCTTAACCACATGCGTGACGGTGCTTACCTTAAAATTCCTACACTGGCTGAGATCCGCCGTGTTAATCCGCAACTGGCAAGACAAAAATCGGATCAGGATGATGAACTATGGGAGCTGAAAAAAAGCGGTAAGCTTGATCAGGCCACCATAGATGCTGCTGACAAACGTGTTACTCAGGCGCGCAAGGTTGATGTAGAGGAGGCGCGAGAGGCGTTAACCAATGAGCTCAAATCGCTCAAGATGGAGCAAGATTCTCGGCTCCATGAACTGCAAACTCAGTTTAAAACCTCTGTGCGTAGCGTTGAGGAAATCCTTGAAGAAAATAACGAGCTTGAGAGAAAGCTGAATAACATTTCTGAAGAGCTTAAAAATGTACAGGACCAGCTCGGCAGAGACAGCGAAATTCAACAGCAGCTGAAAGCTGTGATTGACATGCAAAATGAGATAATTGCTCAGCAGCAAATGCAGGCACAGGCAGAAGCTGAATTCAGCATTGCTAAGTTATTCGCCAACCCGTTGGTTGTTGCTTTACTCGCGACTATTCCTGCTTTACTGATCATCGGTGCGGTTGTCATGCGTTTGCGCAAAGGCAAGGCCAAGCAAGTTGAGGAAGACGATGAGTTCTTACCACAATCACCTGCACCAGCGGCAGCTGCTGCCGCAGCAACAGCAGCGGTTGACCCGCTCGATTTGGATATGCCGCAAGACAGTGCTGAAGATGCCTTAAACGAAGGTGTGCAGCTGGATGACGATATTCTGCCTGATGACGAGATTGTTTTTGACAGTCTCGAAGACGATGGGTTTGAAGAGGGTAACGACACGCTCGAACAGGACGAGCTGGACAGTTTACTCAATGACGACATTGTGTTTGACGATGAGTCTGATGTTAATAATGAAGAAGCCAGTACCGATGACCTCGATGACTTCTTGCAACAGAATTTTGATGAAGCTGATGATAGCCTGGGTGATGAAATTACGCTGGATGTTGACGCAGAAGTCACGCAGGGCGACAACGACATACTCAGTGCTGATGATATTGACGACTTGTTTAATGAAGTCGGTGATGAGGCCGATGACGATACGCTGGATGTCAGCGATGATGCGCTTGCGGCATTAAGTGAGGAGTTAGCCGAAGAAAGCCTTGAAGAGGGTGATAATTCGGATACAGCGGCTGATGAAGACTTTGATCTTGATGACATAGACAGTCTGATCGATGAAGTCGGGGAGTCGCCCCCAAAGTCCCCAGCGGCTGAGGGAGCAGCAACCGATGACGGTATTCTGAGTGCGGACGACATCGATGACTTGCTCGATGGTGCGCTGGATGATGAACCGGATATTGCAGAGGACGACTTCGATGTTGATGATATAGATAGTCTCATAGACGAAGCCGCTGTTACTGATATAGAAGACGACTTGCAGGCGGAAGTCCCGGATGACATAGATAGCTTGTTGGAGGAAGTCTCTGATTCAGCTGCGCAAGACGATTTGCAGGCTGAGGTGCCGGATGACATAGATAGCTTGTTAGAAGAAGCTGCCGAGCCGGTTCTCGAAGAAGAAGTGCTGGCAGAAGAGCCGGATGACATAGATAGCTTGTTAGAAGAAGCTGCTGAACCGGTTCTCGAAGAAGAAGTGCTGGCAGAAGAGCCGGATGACATAGATAGCTTGTTAGAAGAAGCTGCTGAGCCGGTTCTCGAAGAAGAAGTGCTGGCAGAAGAGCCGGATGACATAGATAGCTTGTTAGAAGAAGCTGCTGAGCCAGTTCTCGAAGAAGAAATGCTGGCAGAAGAGCCGGATGACATAGATAGCTTGTTAGAAGAAGCTGCTGAGCCGGTTCTTGAAGAAGAAATGCTGGCAGAAGAGCCTGATGACATAGATAGCTTGTTAGAAGAGGTTGCTGAGCCGGTTCTCGAAGAAGAAGTGCTGGCAGAAGAGCCGGATGACCTGGATGGTTTGTTAGAAGAAGAGCCTGAGGCTGCGTCGGAAGAAGCATTGCTGACGGAAGAGCCGGATGATCTCGATGGTTTGTTAGAAGAAGAGCCTGACGCAGCGCCTGAAGACGAATTGCTGGCAGAAGAGCCGGATGATCTCGATGGTTTGTTAGAAGAAGATCCTGACGCAGCGCCGGAAGATGAGCTGCTGACGGAAGAGCCGGATGACCTCGATGGTTTGTTAGAAGAAGAGCCTGACGCAGCGTCGGAAGAAGGATTGCTGACGGAAGAGCCGGATGAGCTCGATGGTTTGTTAGAAGAAGAGCCTGACGCAGCGCCGGAAGACGAATTGCTGACGGAAGAGCCGGATGATCTCGATGGTTTGCTAGAAGAAGAGCCTGACGCAGCGCCGGAAGAAGCATTGCTGACGGAAGAGCCGGATGACCTCGATGGTTTGCTAGAAGAAGAGCCTGACACAGCCCCAGAAGACGAGCTACTAGCAGAAGAACCGGATGATCTGGATGGTTTGTTAGAAGAAGAGCCTGACGCAGCGCCGGAAGAAGAATTGCTGACGGAAGAACCGGATGACCTCAATGGTTTGTTAGAGGAAGAGCCTGACGCAGCGCTGGAAGATGAGCTGCTAACAGAAGAGCCGGATGACCTCGATGGTTTGTTAGAAGAAGAACCTGACTCAGCGCTGGAAGATGAACTGCTAACAGAAGAGCCAGTTGATCTGAACAGCTTGCTAGAGGACGAATCTGAGGCTATTTCGTCGACTGGTGCGGGTCACCTGGATGGTATGCTTGAAGAGGAAGCCGATCTTCAGTCATTGCACGATAAGGCCGAAGGCCCTGTTGAATTAGATCTAGAGGTCGCTGATTCAGTTACAGAACCGGATGAACCCGCGTTAGCTGAAACGGAAGATGAGTTACTTGATGAGTTTGCCGAGGAGTTGGTGCACCCATCAGAAGAAGCTGAAACTCAGGCGCCGCCTCAGTTGCAAAATGTTGATGACTTACTGGAAGCGCTCGAAGCTGAAACGGATGACTTTGACACCGCGCTGGACAACGACGTAGAGATTGACCTTGGTGATGATCCACTCGCCGACGAAGATATAGACTTGTCCGAAGATGAAGAGCTCACCGAACTTGATCCCGTCACACCCAGCGAAGAACTGAGCAGTTATCCTGAATTGCAGATGGACGAATCAGAAGAGGAAGTGATTTCTCTGGATGATGACCTTGAGTCGGCAGTCAGTGAGACTGAAAGAGCACTCGCGCAAAGTCTGGAGCAAGATGAAACAGCTGGTTTACTCGATGATGAACTGGACGAAGATGGTGATGATTTACTGGATTTCGGTGGTGACTTTGATGATCTGGATGGACCCGATTTCGAAATAGAGCTGGAAGGGGATAATGAGCAGAGTGTGGACCCAGCCGCAGAGAGTGTAGGGGAAGACACCTCACTGGCTGACGATTTAATGGATGAGGCGCTGGCAGATGAAGACTTCCCGGCGTTTGACGAAGGCGAAGCGCTCGAAGCAATGGAGGCTGAACCAGCAGCGGCGGAGCCGGAGGCAGAAGAGGCCCCTTCAGAAGCAGTCGAAGCAGAACAAGCGGAGCTAGCGGATGACGTGCTGGCGGATGAAGACCTCCCGGCATTCGAAGAGAGCGACGCCCTTGAAGCGATGGAAGCAGAGCCATCTGCGGCAGAAGACACACTAGCAGAAGAGATCGAAGCACAAGAAGAGCTGTTAGCGGATGAGGCGCTGGCAGATGAAGAATTCCCGGCATTCGAAGAAGACGATGCCCTTGAAGCGATGGAGGCCGAGCCAGCAGCGGCGGAGCCCGAGGCAGAAGCGGTACCTTTAGAAAAAGTCGAAGCAGAAGAAGCGGAGCTAGCGGATGATGCGCTGGCAGACGGAGATTTCCCGTCGTTTGAAGAAGGCGATGCGCTAGAAGCAATGGAGGCTGAGCCAGCAACGGCAGAAGAAGCTCCTTCAGAAGAAGTTGAAACATCAGAAGAGTTGCTAGCAGATGACACGCTGGCAGACGAAGACTTCCCGGCATTAGAAGAAGACGATGCGCTAGAAGCGATGGAGGCTGAGCCAGCAACGGCAGAAGAAGCGCTTTCAGAAGCAGCCGAAACACCAGAAGAGTTGCTGGCGGATGACGCGCTGGAAGAGGAAGACTTCCCGGCATTAGAAGAAGACGATGCGCTAGAAGCGATGGAGGCAGAGCCAGCAGCGGCGGAGCCAGAGGCTGAAGAAGTATCTTCAGAAGAAGCTGAAACACCAGAAGAGTTGCTAGCGGATGATACGCTGGCAGACGAAGACTTCCCGGCATTCGAAGAAGACGATGCGCTAGAAGCGGTGGAGGCTGAGCCCGCAGCGGCAGAAGAGACCCTCTCAGAAGAAGTCGAAGCAGAAGAAGCGGAGCTAGCGGATGATGCGCTGGCAGACGGAGATTTCCCGTCGTTTGAAGAAGGCGATGCGCTAGAAGCAATGGAGGCTGAGCCAGCAACGGCAGGAGAAGCGCTTTCAGAAGAAGTCGAAGCAGAAGAAGAGTTGCTAGCGGAAGACACGTTGGCAGACGAAGATTTCCCGGCATTCGAAGAAGACGATGCCCTTGAAGCGATTGAGGCCGAGCCAGCAGCGGAGGAGCTTGCGGATGACACGCTGGCAGACGAAGACTTCCCGGCATTCGAAGAAGACGATGCGCTAGAAGCAACGGAGGCTGAGCCAGCAGCGGCAGAAGAGGCTCCTTCAGAAGAAGTTGAAACACCAGAAGAATTGCTAGCGGATGACACGTTGGCAGACGAAGACCTCCCGGCATTCGAAGAAGACGATGCCCTTGAAGCGATGGAGGCCGAGCCAGCAGCGGCAGAAGAGGCTCTTTCAGAAGAAGTCGAAGCAGAAGAGTTGTTAGCGGATGACATGCTGGCAGACGAAGACTTCCCGGCATTCGAAGAAGACGATGCGCTAGAAGCGATGGAGGCTGAGCCCGCAGCGGCAGAAGAGACCCTCTCAGAAGAAGCGGAGCTTGCGAATGATGTGCTGGCAGAAGAAGACTTCCCTGAATTCAATGAAGAAGATGCGCTCAGTGCCATGGCGTCGGAGCCGGAAGGGGAACTGGAACTTGAAGATTTGGAGGATAATTTATCCGATCTGATGCTCACGGATGACGATTTAGCCGAACTGGCCCAAAGCAACCCAGAAGAAGCCGAAGCGTCTGAAGAACCGGCACTCGCACAAGAGCCTGAGGCATTTTTGGATGAGCTTGGAGAGCTGGCCGACGAGGATGATACAGAAGAAACGCCTGAGCCCGAAATTAATATTGACGAAGCGGCCATCGAAGATGAGTTTCTTGCAGAGCTCAATGACACTGATTTCAGTGCCTTACTCGATGAATCGGCAGAACCGGATACCTCCGAAGTGGCCTTGTCAGAAGAACCAGAGCTGGATTTTGACGCGTTACTGAGTGAAGAGTTGGCACAGGATCTGGAAATTGAGAATATCGATGAACCAGCCGACAGTGATTTCGTCGACACCGAAACGGCTGCGGCAGAAGGGGACTTCCTGGAGATAGACGATTTGCTTTCACAAAGCGAAGATGAACCTGCACAGGAAGAGCCTTATCAATCTCCGGATATGGATGTGGGATTGGGGGACTTTGAAGAGCTACTAGCCGGTGAAAATGCCACCGATGTTGATCTGGAAGAAGATGGTTATGCTGCCAAGCTCGACCTGGTTCGTGCCTACATTGAAATTGGTGATTTTGATTCAGCGCAAAACGCGGTCGAGGAAATTCTTTCTGATGGGCCTGAGTCGGTACAGGCTGAAGCGCTGGCACTCCAACAGCAGATCAAATAA